A section of the Selenomonadales bacterium genome encodes:
- the aroQ gene encoding type II 3-dehydroquinate dehydratase, protein MKKNVLVLHGPNLNLLGKREPEVYGHTTLADINDQIEAFANKEGLSVDFCQSNFEGELIEQIHGADGKYQVIILNAGAFTHYSIAIRDALASVSVPAIEVHLSNIHKREEFRHHSVIAPVVVGQICGFGADSYLLAIMAAKRIIERGV, encoded by the coding sequence ATGAAAAAAAACGTATTGGTCTTGCATGGACCGAATCTGAACTTGCTCGGTAAGCGTGAGCCTGAGGTATATGGGCATACGACGCTTGCCGATATCAACGATCAAATCGAAGCTTTTGCCAATAAAGAAGGCTTGTCGGTCGACTTTTGTCAATCGAATTTCGAAGGTGAATTGATCGAGCAGATCCATGGTGCAGACGGTAAATATCAGGTCATCATTCTCAATGCAGGTGCGTTCACGCATTACAGTATCGCTATCCGCGATGCACTGGCGTCTGTATCTGTACCTGCGATCGAAGTACATCTGTCTAATATCCATAAGCGTGAAGAATTCAGACATCATTCGGTGATCGCACCTGTTGTGGTCGGCCAGATCTGCGGATTTGGTGCAGACAGCTATCTGTTGGCGATCATGGCTGCGAAACGTATCATCGAAAGAGGTGTATAA
- a CDS encoding penicillin-binding protein 2, which translates to MAFLLGRLTIIRVILAGMLIAMMIRVGYLSLCMGGTLAEKCVEAHLLCAELLYERGELYDRNGVRITNQSESFYAAVFPSNIDDTESAISCLTEMTMRSREELEQLCEKGDPFCISVTNIPKQTLRIKGIFVFQKSDRYDPHMKASHVMGYVQDKNRVGVGGIEQMCDAMLKGKSEEYIQVVMDGAGRIIRGVPYRMSAGSEKSRVTLTLDWKLQRAVGEVMDKHRLNGAVVVMSVDGDVLAMVSRPTFRMGQISDYLTATNAPFLNRAVHPAALGSVFKVVTAMAGLASGAVTMQDKWEDAGRIEVAGITFHGWDDREGYNSRELTLTEAMAHSSNSVFIQVGTKIGGACLVDMARRLGFGEQTIAGYSEEESGNLPEEPLYIGEVANLAIGQGELLATPMQVTKMMAIVANGGYDVVPRLLMDTKREEGRRIIDRKIIRSVQTMLASAVDDGTGRSAQTKRGQAAGKTGSAETGRKTPDGKSVNHAWFSGYFPRQAPRYVCTVMIEEGKSGGGVAAPIFREIMEIIQ; encoded by the coding sequence GTGGCTTTTTTATTGGGACGACTGACGATCATTCGTGTGATATTAGCAGGAATGTTGATAGCAATGATGATAAGAGTGGGGTATCTTTCGCTCTGTATGGGGGGGACGCTTGCCGAAAAATGTGTTGAAGCTCATTTGCTATGTGCAGAGCTTCTATATGAGCGGGGCGAGCTCTATGATAGAAACGGTGTACGTATCACAAATCAGAGTGAATCGTTTTATGCGGCTGTTTTCCCGTCTAATATAGATGATACAGAATCGGCAATATCATGTTTGACAGAGATGACGATGCGAAGCCGAGAAGAGCTCGAACAACTTTGTGAAAAGGGAGATCCGTTTTGCATATCGGTTACCAATATACCCAAGCAGACTTTACGTATAAAGGGGATATTCGTTTTTCAGAAGAGCGATCGATACGATCCGCATATGAAAGCTTCGCATGTGATGGGATATGTACAGGATAAGAATCGTGTTGGTGTCGGTGGTATTGAACAAATGTGTGATGCAATGCTTAAGGGAAAGTCAGAAGAGTACATTCAAGTTGTGATGGATGGTGCAGGGCGAATCATTCGCGGTGTGCCGTATCGTATGTCGGCAGGTAGTGAGAAAAGCCGAGTGACATTGACGCTTGATTGGAAGTTGCAGCGAGCTGTCGGAGAAGTGATGGATAAGCATCGTTTGAATGGGGCGGTCGTTGTGATGAGTGTCGATGGTGATGTTTTGGCGATGGTGTCGCGCCCGACCTTTCGCATGGGACAAATATCTGATTATCTGACGGCAACGAATGCTCCTTTTTTGAATCGTGCTGTTCATCCTGCTGCGCTTGGATCGGTATTCAAGGTAGTGACGGCTATGGCGGGTTTGGCGTCAGGTGCAGTCACGATGCAGGATAAATGGGAAGACGCAGGGCGCATCGAAGTAGCGGGAATCACCTTCCATGGATGGGATGATCGAGAGGGGTATAACAGTCGTGAACTGACTTTGACAGAGGCTATGGCACACTCAAGTAATTCTGTTTTTATTCAGGTCGGAACGAAGATCGGAGGAGCGTGTCTTGTTGATATGGCGAGAAGACTTGGATTTGGGGAGCAGACGATAGCGGGATATAGCGAGGAGGAATCGGGCAATCTGCCGGAAGAACCGCTGTATATCGGCGAAGTTGCGAACCTTGCGATTGGGCAAGGGGAGTTGCTTGCGACACCAATGCAGGTTACGAAAATGATGGCTATCGTAGCAAACGGTGGATATGATGTTGTGCCGCGGCTCTTGATGGATACGAAACGAGAAGAAGGTAGACGAATCATTGATAGGAAGATCATTCGGTCGGTGCAGACGATGCTTGCGTCTGCTGTTGATGATGGGACAGGCAGGTCAGCACAAACAAAACGCGGACAAGCGGCGGGTAAAACGGGAAGTGCAGAAACGGGAAGAAAGACTCCTGACGGCAAGTCTGTCAATCATGCGTGGTTTAGCGGATACTTTCCACGTCAGGCGCCGCGTTATGTATGTACTGTTATGATAGAAGAAGGAAAGTCGGGCGGAGGTGTTGCTGCGCCGATATTTCGTGAAATAATGGAAATAATTCAGTAA